Proteins found in one Hoplias malabaricus isolate fHopMal1 chromosome 17, fHopMal1.hap1, whole genome shotgun sequence genomic segment:
- the ckap5 gene encoding cytoskeleton-associated protein 5 isoform X4, whose translation MGDDSEWMKLPIDQKCEHKVWKARLNGYEEALKLFQRIGDEKSPEWGKYLGLIKKFVTESNAVAQLKGLEAALVFIENAHVAGKTTGEVVSGVVCKVFNQPKARAKELGTDICLMYVEIEKAEIVQDELIKGLDNKNPKIVVACIETLRKALSEFGSKIITLKPVVKVLPKLFESREKAVRDEAKLLAVEIYKWIRDALRTPLQNINSVQLKELEEEWVKLPAGVPKQSRFLRSQQDLKAKFEQQQAAGGDEGDGDDDEETEAHVDPYELLEAAEILSKVPKDFYEKIEAKKWQERKEALEAVEALTKNPKLENGDYGDMVRALKKVVGKDANVMLVTLAAKCLAGLASGLRKKFGTYAGHVVPTILEKFKEKKPQVVQALQEAIDAVFLTTTLQNISEDVLAVMDNKNPSIKQQASLFLARSFRHCTPATLPKSVLKPLCAAFLKQVNDSAPEVRDAAFEALGTAMKVVGEKAVNTFLADLDKLKLDKIKECADKVELVGGKKVGGREKKEKPAAKAPPVEEPPPKPASGPLKKAPQAKAAGPPKKGKAASAPSAKGKKAPELKEIVEPELSIEACEEKSAAVLPASCMQLLDSANWKERLASMEEFQKAVEDMGKSEMPCQALVRMLAKKPGWKETNFQVMQMKLHIVKLIAEKGSFSKMSAFVVLDGLVDKIGDVKCGSNAKEALTAIGEACSLPWTAEQVVSLAFAQKNPKNQAETLNWLANAMKEFGFAGINVKAFINNVKTALGATNPAVRTSAITLLGVMYLYMGAPLRMFFEDEKPALLSQIDAEFEKMQGQSTPAPIRGLSKKGVEEEGGDADEDEVDGGAGDIMDLLPRTDISDKITSEMVEKISDKNWKIRKEGLDEVAAVISEAKFIQSNIGELPMALKGRLNDSNKLLVQQTLTILQQVATAMGPSLKQHVRNLGFPIITVLGDSKPNIRAAAMTTLNAWVEQTGLKEWLEGEDLSEELKRENPFLRQELLGWLADKLPTMRSVPADLMICLPNLYSCLEDRNGDVRKKAQDTLPTFMMHLGFDKMSKATSKLKPASKDQVVGMLEKARAVMPAKPAAPAKAASSKPAQSAPPAKSASAPAKSQPAVDDYSVGESKPDPKKTKSAGPAAKKGVVGKKAPVSTKASTKDDEDKSGPIFILVPNSKEQRMKEEKSLKILKWNFITPRDEYVEQLKTQMATCLAKWLLDELFHYDFQHQVKAVNAMIEHMEAEAEAVVGCLDLILKWFTLRFFDTNTSILMKAMEFLKLLFTMLSRENYHLSEYEASSFIPYLILKVGESKDVVRKDVRAILTMLCNVYSASKMFPFLMEGAKSKNAKQRSECLEELGCLIENYGMNVCQPTPAKALKDIAIHIGDRDTTVRNAALNTVVAAYNVCGDQVFKLIGNLSEKEMSMLEERIKRSAKKTPAVSTKQERAPREHPTNPNGTFLRKPAQEEMPNKLNQARSQNAHSEHMAPSIPKEFQLDLDMIENDHTRVSEFPDLVQHKLDELLEPVSIPEPKIRSVSPHFEDLHNSTASTINFVISQVASGDINTSIQALAQIDEVLRQEDKAEAMSGHIDQFLIATFMQLRLIYNTHMADDRLDKKDIFKLYSCIIGNMLSLFSMESLAREASMGVLKDLMHGLITLMLDSRVEDIEDGQQLIRSVNLLVVRVLEKSDQTNILSALLVLLQDSLITTAGSPMFSELVMKCLWRMIRFLPETINSINLDRILLDVHNFMKVFPKEKLKQLKSDVPHRTLKTLLHTLCKLTGAKILDHLSMIENRNESELEAHLRRVVKHSGNLSGLKSDQITEKGALRSDDKVIKAKVSDILSEIFKKIGSKENTKEGLTELYEYKQKYSDADLEPFLKNTSQFFQSYVERGLRMIESEREGKTRIQTSAVIPQHSTESYTPSHSSVPVNSNGEDLKPAVYYERLKILRQRHGLENSKQQQQQQDEERPPFSSLTKPPLASSTDMLHSKLSQLKESRESHFQQDSRSHSPGRASSPAANLDDLKKRLERIKSNRQ comes from the exons ATGGGGGACGACAGCGAGTGGATGAAACTGCCCATTGACCAGAAATGTGAACATAAG GTATGGAAGGCCAGACTGAATGGATATGAAGAGGCCCTGAAGCTTTTCCAGCGAATCGGGGATGAGAAGAGTCCCGAATGGGGCAAATACCTGGGACTTATCAAAAAATTTGTAACAGAATCCAATGCCGTGGCTCAGCTGAAGGGCTTGGAAGCAGCACTGGTTTTTATTGAGAATGCACATGTGGCTGGCAA GACAACAGGAGAAGTGGTGTcgggtgtagtgtgtaaagtCTTCAACCAGCCCAAAGCTCGAGCCAAAGAGCTGGGTACAGACATCTGCCTCATGTACGTAGAGATAGAGAAAGCGGAGATTGTCCAGGACGAGCTGATCAAAGGATTGGATAACAAGAACCCCAAGATTGTAGTGGCTTGCATTGAAACACTAAGGAAAGCACTTAG TGAATTTGGTTCAAAGATCATAACCCTGAAGCCAGTAGTCAAAGTGCTGCCAAAGCTGTTCGAGTCCCGAGAAAAGGCAGTGCGAGACGAAGCCAAATTGCTAGCAGTAGAGATCTATAAGTGGATTCGTGATGCTTTGCGGACTCCTCTGCAGAACATCAACTCTGTGCAG CTGAAGGAGCTCGAGGAGGAGTGGGTGAAGCTGCCCGCGGGTGTGCCCAAACAGAGCCGCTTCCTGCGCTCGCAGCAGGACCTGAAGGCCAAATTTGAACAGCAGCAGGCGGCTGGGGGCGATGAGGGCGATG GTGACGATGATGAAGAAACCGAAGCACACGTTGATCCCTACGAGCTGCTGGAAGCTGCTGAGATTCTCTCAAAAGTCCCAAAAGATTTCTATGAAAAGATC GAAGCCAAGAAATGGCAGGAAAGGAAAGAAGCATTAGAAGCTGTGGAAGCCCTCACAAAAAACCCTAAACTGGAAAATGGAGACTATGGGGATATGGTCCGAGCCCTCAAGAAG GTTGTTGGCAAAGATGCCAATGTGATGCTAGTGACCTTGGCAGCCAAATGCCTAGCTGGACTAGCATCAGGACTGCGGAAGAAGTTTGGAACGTACGCAGGCCAT GTGGTGCCAACCATTCTGGAGAAATTCAAGGAAAAGAAACCTCAGGTGGTCCAGGCCTTACAGGAGGCCATTGATGCTGTCTTCCTAACT ACGACACTTCAGAACATCAGTGAAGACGTACTGGCCGTGATGGATAACAAGAACCCATCAATAAAACAGCAGGCCTCGTTGTTCCTGGCCCGAAGCTTTCGTCACTGCACTCCCGCCACTCTGCCAAAAAGCGTTCTGAAGCCGCTCTGCGCAGCCTTCCTCAAG CAAGTAAACGACTCTGCTCCGGAGGTGAGGGATGCTGCCTTCGAAGCTTTAGGCACTGCCATGAAGGTGGTGGGAGAGAAAGCTGTTAACACCTTCCTGGCTGATCTGGATAAACTCAAACTGGATAAG ATAAAAGAATGTGCAGATAAAGTTGAGCTTGTTGGTGGGAAGAAAGTGGGAGGACGTGAAAAGAAGGAGAAACCTGCAGCTAAAGCTCCTCCTGTAGAAGAGCCTCCACCCAAACCTGCTTCTGGTCCTCTGAAAAAAGCTCCACAGGCCAAA GCTGCAGGTCCTCCTAAAAAGGGCAAAGCTGCTTCTGCGCCAAGTGCCAAGGGAAAGAAAGCTCCAGAATTAAAGGAAATTGTAGAGCCTGAGTTATCT ATCGAGGCATGTGAAGAGAAGTCGGCTGCTGTGCTCCCTGCTTCTTGCATGCAGTTGCTGGACAGTGCAAACTGGAAGGAGAGGCTTGCTAGCATGGAGGAAtttcagaag gctGTTGAAGATATGGGCAAAAGTGAAATGCCTTGCCAGGCACTAGTCAGGATGCTGGCCAAGAAACCTGGCTGGAAAGAGACCAATTTTCAG GTGATGCAGATGAAGTTGCACATTGTGAAGCTGATAGCAGAGAAAGGGTCTTTCTCAAAAATGTCCGCTTTCGTGGTGCTGGACGGCCTGGTGGACAAAATCGGGGACGTGAAGTGCGGCAGCAATGCCAAAGAGGCTCTGACTGCTATCGGAGAGGCCTGTTCACTGCCGTGGACCGCTGAACAG GTGGTCTCTTTGGCGTTTGCACAGAAGAACCCCAAAAACCAGGCAGAGACTCTGAACTGGCTCGCCAACGCTATGAAGGAGTTTGGTTTTGCAGG AATTAACGTGAAGGCTTTCATCAACAACGTCAAAACAGCTTTGGGTGCCACAAACCCT GCTGTGAGGACCTCGGCCATCACTCTGCTGGGGGTGATGTATTTGTACATGGGGGCTCCTCTCCGCATGTTCTTCGAAGATGAGAAGCCTGCCCTGCTTTCACAGATAGATGCAGAGTTTGAAAAG atgcAAGGTCAGTCTACTCCTGCTCCTATACGAGGGCTGTCAAAGAAAGGAGTGGAAGAGGAAGGTGGGGACGCGGATGAGGACGAAGTAGACGGAGGGGCTGGTGACATCATGGATCTGCTGCCCAGAACTGATATCAG TGATAAGATCACGTCAGAAATGGTAGAGAAGATAAGTGATAAGAACTGGAAGATTCGAAAGGAGGGGCTGGATGAAGTGGCGGCGGTTATTTCAGAGGCCAAATTCATTCAGAGCAACATTGGAGAGCTACCCATGGCACTGAAGGGGAGGCTCAACGACTCCAACAAATTACTG GTCCAGCAGACCTTGACCATCTTGCAGCAGGTTGCCACAGCCATGGGTCCTTCCCTCAAACAGCATGTGAGAAACCTAGGTTTCCCCATCATCACTGTGCTGGGAGACAGCAAG CCCAACATCAGAGCTGCCGCCATGACGACACTGAACGCATGGGTGGAGCAGACTGGTCTGAAGGAGTGGCTTGAGGGAGAGGACCTATCGGAGGAGTTGAAGAGGGAAAACCCCTTTCTCAGGCAGGAG TTGCTGGGTTGGTTGGCTGATAAGCTGCCCACTATGCGGTCAGTACCTGCAGATCTGATGATTTGTCTCCCAAATCTGTACTCCTGCCTGGAGGATCGCAACGGAGATGTGCGGAAGAAAGCCCAGGATACCCTCCCCACGTTCATGATGCACCTGGGCTTCGACAAAATGAGCAAAGCCACTAGCAAACTGAAG CCGGCCTCAAAGGACCAGGTGGTGGGGATGCTTGAGAAGGCCAGGGCAGTAATGCCAGCCAAACCTGCTGCACCCGCCAAAGCTGCTTCTTCTAAACCTGCCCAGAGCGCTCCCCCGGCAAAATCAGCCTCCG CTCCTGCTAAAAGCCAGCCTGCAGTGGACGACTACAGTGTGGGAGAATCCAAACCAGACCCCAAGAAAACAAAGTCTGCAGGACCTGCAGCTAAAAAG GGAGTGGTGGGTAAGAAAGCTCCAGTTTCCACTAAAGCATCTACTAAAGATGATGAAGACAAATCGGGCCCCATCTTTATCCTCGTGCCCAACAGCAAGGAGCAGAGGATGAAGGAGGAGAAGTCGCTGAAG ATCCTAAAGTGGAACTTCATCACCCCACGGGATGAGTATGTGGAACAGCTTAAGACACAGATGGCTACCTGCCTGGCAAAGTGGCTGCTAGACGAGCTTTTTCACTACGACTTCCAGCACCAAGTCAAGGCCGTCAATGCCATGATTGAG cacatggaggCAGAGGCGGAGGCTGTGGTTGGCTGTCTGGACTTGATTCTGAAGTGGTTTACGCTGCGGTTCTTCGACACTAACACCAGTATACTGATGAAAGCCATGGAGTTCCTCAAACTCCTCTTCACCATGCTGAGCAGGGAGAACTACCATCTCAGTGAATATGAAGCATCCTCCTTCATCCCCTACTTAATCCTCAAG GTTGGGGAATCAAAAGATGTCGTGCGCAAAGACGTCCGTGCCATTCTGACCatgctgtgtaatgtttattCTGCCAGTAAAATGTTTCCATTCCTAATGGAGGGAGCCAAGTCCAAGAACGCCAAGCAGAGATCTG AATGTCTTGAAGAGTTGGGATGCCTGATTGAGAATTACGGTATGAATGTCTGTCAGCCAACGCCAGCCAAAGCTCTGAAAGACATCGCTATACACATCGGTGATCGAGACACAACGGTGCGCAACGCCGCACTCAACACAGTAGTGGCAGCGTACAATGTCTGTGGAGACCAGGTCTTCAAACTCATCGGCAAC CTGTCAGAGAAGGAGATGAGCATGTTGGAGGAGCGGATCAAGCGCTCAGCTAAAAAGACGCCTGCCGTCTCAACCAAACAGGAGAGGGCACCGAGAGAGCACCCGACCAACCCCAATGGTACTTTCCTCCGCAAGCCAGCACAGGAGGAGATGCCCAACAAACTGAA TCAAGCCCGGTCTCAGAACGCTCACTCCGAGCACATGGCCCCCTCCATCCCCAAGGAGTTTCAACTGGACCTGGACATGATCGAGAACGACCACACGCGGGTCAGCGAGTTCCCTGACCTCGTGCAGCACAAACTGGACGAGCTGTTGGAGCCCGTCTCCATCCCTGAACCCAA GATTCGCTCGGTCTCCCCTCATTTCGAGGACCTCCACAACAGCACAGCGTCCACTATCAACTTTGTCATCTCGCAAGTGGCCAGCGGTGACATCAACACCAGTATCCAGGCTTTAGCACAG ATCGATGAGGTGTTGCGACAGGAGGACAAAGCCGAAGCCATGTCGGGTCACATCGACCAGTTCCTTATCGCCACCTTCATGCagctcagactgatctacaacacacacatggCCGATGACCGGCTGGACAAAAAGGACATCTTCAAGCTGTACAGCTGCATCATCGGCAACATGCTCTCA ttaTTCTCCATGGAGAGTCTGGCGCGGGAGGCGTCGATGGGCGTGCTGAAGGACCTGATGCACGGCCTCATCACACTGATGCTGGACTCACGGGTGGAGGACATTGAAGACGGTCAGCAGCTGATCCGTTCTGTGAATCTGTTAGTGGTGCGCGTGTTAGAGAAGTCGGATCAGACCAACATCCTCAG TGCTCTGCTGGTGCTGCTGCAGGACAGCCTCATCACAACTGCAGGATCTCCCATGTTCTCAGAACTCGTCATGAAG TGTCTGTGGAGAATGATCCGCTTCCTTCCTGAAACCATCAACAGTATTAACCTGGACCGCATCCTCCTGGACGTCCATAATTTCATGAAGGTTTTCCCAAAGGAGAAACTGAAGCAGCTGAAGAGTGACGTGCCCCACCGCACACTGAAGACACTACTGCACACACTCTGCAAACTCACAGGAGCCAAG ATACTGGACCACTTGTCCATGATCGAGAACCGGAACGAGTCTGAGCTGGAGGCCCACCTGAGACGAGTGGTCAAGCATTCTGGAAACCTGTCCGGCCTCAAGTCTGACCAAATCACTGAGAAAGGAGCCTTGCGATCG GACGATAAAGTCATCAAAGCGAAAGTGAGCGACATCCTCTCCGAGATCTTCAAAAAGATCGGCTCCAAGGAAAACACTAAAGAG GGACTAACAGAGCTGTATGAATACAAGCAGAAGTATTCGGACGCAGACCTGGAACCGTTCCTGAAGAATACCTCACAGTTTTTCCAGAGCTACGTGGAACGAGGTCTGCGAATGATCGAGTCTGAACGAGAGGGAAAGACCCGCATCCAAACTTCAGcag tgATTCCACAGCACAGCACCGAGTCGTACACCCCCAGCCACAGCTCTGTGCCTGTGAACAGTAACGGGGAGGATTTGAAGCCGGCAGTTTATTACGAGAGACTGAAGATCCTCCGGCAGCGTCACGGACTGGAGAATTCTAAG cagcaacagcagcagcaagaTGAGGAGCGTCCTCCGTTCTCGTCTCTGACTAAGCCTCCTCTGGCGTCCTCCACAGACATGCTGCACAGTAAGCTCTCTCAGCTCAAAGAGTCTCGCGAGTCTCACTTCCAGCAGGACTCGCGCTCTCATAGCCCCGGCCGAGCCTCGTCTCCCGCGGCGAACCTCGACGACCTCAAGAAGAGGCTGGAGCGCATCAAGAGCAACcgccaataa